The following are encoded in a window of Halosolutus halophilus genomic DNA:
- a CDS encoding MBL fold metallo-hydrolase, translating into MADALTHDLWRLHLRGVNAYLVTDDVVTLVDAGTPWDADRLRAELADAGVAVGDVDRVLLTHYDLDHVGTLAALTPDLDATLYGGRFELELLTGRRTPPWRNHKGALQRVFGPLIDRPALEGTAIPDGGTIGTFTAFHTPGHTPGHVAYVSESLGVALLGDLVRASNGILEPSGWVVSYDTNQVRESIDRLAAESPAFEVACAGHGEPITPDGDAALDAVAERQ; encoded by the coding sequence ATGGCCGACGCACTCACTCACGATCTCTGGCGGTTGCACCTTCGCGGTGTCAACGCGTACCTCGTCACCGACGACGTCGTCACGCTGGTCGACGCCGGGACGCCGTGGGACGCCGACCGGCTTCGGGCCGAACTCGCCGACGCCGGCGTGGCCGTCGGCGACGTCGATCGCGTCTTGCTGACCCACTACGATCTCGACCACGTCGGGACGCTCGCAGCGTTGACGCCCGACTTGGACGCGACTCTCTACGGCGGCCGGTTCGAACTCGAACTTCTCACCGGGCGGCGGACCCCTCCCTGGCGAAATCACAAGGGCGCGTTACAGCGCGTCTTCGGACCGTTGATCGACCGGCCCGCACTCGAGGGCACGGCGATCCCGGATGGGGGCACGATCGGTACGTTCACCGCGTTCCACACCCCCGGCCATACGCCGGGCCACGTCGCGTACGTGAGCGAGTCACTCGGCGTCGCGCTGCTCGGCGATCTGGTGCGGGCGTCGAACGGCATCCTCGAGCCATCCGGGTGGGTCGTCAGTTACGATACGAATCAGGTCCGCGAGAGTATCGACCGCCTGGCGGCCGAGTCGCCCGCGTTCGAGGTCGCGTGCGCCGGCCACGGCGAACCGATCACCCCCGACGGGGACGCTGCACTCGACGCCGTGGCCGAGCGGCAGTGA
- a CDS encoding DUF7344 domain-containing protein: protein MSQDHPNSVYEALTRSERRQLLDALAITKQNIELHPSGMTERRWIELYHIHLPKLEDAGLINWDTEDHVITKGPRFEEIQPLFASMHENVDRPAEG, encoded by the coding sequence ATGTCACAGGACCACCCAAATAGCGTTTACGAGGCACTCACACGTTCGGAACGCAGACAATTGTTGGACGCTTTGGCGATTACGAAACAGAATATCGAACTTCACCCGAGCGGAATGACCGAGCGTCGATGGATAGAACTGTACCATATCCACCTTCCCAAACTGGAGGACGCCGGATTAATTAACTGGGATACTGAAGACCACGTCATCACCAAGGGACCACGATTCGAAGAGATACAACCGCTGTTCGCATCGATGCACGAGAATGTCGATCGTCCGGCCGAGGGATAG
- a CDS encoding helix-turn-helix domain-containing protein, which yields MSDPPGGRAGRGVLAVFEQEVNVGTPLTTNEVADALGCARRTAYNKLDALVERDLLRTKKVGARGRVWWLPAPTGNSSDHKNRFSGDFSLPVHELFHRICDASPIGIAVVDSSHSIVFANDRLAEILGRSPEEITSRAHGDPDWNIFEEHGDPITEDDHPVTRVFRTGEPVWGLRHGITLPDGTERWLSSNSAPIQADDGTIEGVVVGVEDISELRYQKTRLESQRAELMRLHRVNRVIRGVAKTMIEERTREDIENAICDLIARSEPYLFAVLGQFSSSYTEFTPHATGGIGEDYLDELLNNPDAPPLDQGPGAMAAKTGHVQVVQNITELPYEHWEKAAEKNRFHSYASVPLVYEETVFGVLGVYAQQPIVFDDDEQELLQELGEMIGYALYTIEATEKLRNEQLVELTFRSEALARPFVERGGEALQMDGNGTVELEDGTFLQYYTVNGIATQDAVEVFSELATEDVRLLSTTEESFELEVHTTAESLVSQLPTFDGEITSAEIEDGVLYFDLQLPRTADRESMTARVQALYPDLELDGERLVFTPRTFRHLLESQLTDRQLTAMKVAYLAGYFEQPRQSTGEDLAEKMGVTTTTFHRHLRNAEERIAQELFDTSWSGRLDSE from the coding sequence ATGAGTGACCCTCCCGGAGGGAGAGCCGGCAGAGGTGTGCTTGCAGTGTTTGAACAGGAAGTCAACGTAGGCACCCCTCTGACGACGAACGAGGTTGCAGACGCCCTCGGTTGTGCTCGGCGCACAGCATACAATAAATTGGATGCGCTGGTTGAACGCGACCTGCTCCGAACGAAAAAGGTTGGTGCCCGCGGACGCGTCTGGTGGCTTCCTGCGCCCACAGGCAATAGTAGTGACCACAAGAACCGATTTAGCGGGGATTTCAGCCTCCCAGTACACGAGCTCTTTCACCGTATCTGTGATGCCAGCCCGATAGGGATCGCAGTCGTCGATTCCAGCCATTCCATCGTCTTCGCAAACGACCGTCTGGCGGAAATACTCGGCAGGTCACCGGAAGAGATCACGAGTCGTGCCCACGGCGACCCTGACTGGAATATTTTCGAAGAACACGGCGATCCGATCACCGAAGACGACCATCCCGTGACGCGCGTGTTTCGGACCGGTGAGCCAGTGTGGGGATTACGACACGGCATCACGCTTCCGGACGGAACGGAACGCTGGCTATCGAGCAACTCGGCCCCGATTCAGGCCGACGACGGAACGATCGAAGGAGTCGTCGTTGGAGTAGAAGACATCTCTGAACTCAGATATCAAAAGACACGCCTCGAGTCCCAGCGAGCCGAGTTGATGCGTCTCCATCGGGTCAATCGGGTGATTCGAGGAGTCGCCAAAACGATGATAGAGGAGCGAACGAGAGAGGACATTGAAAACGCGATCTGTGATCTCATCGCCCGTTCTGAGCCCTACCTGTTTGCGGTTCTCGGTCAGTTCTCATCGTCGTACACCGAGTTTACCCCGCACGCAACGGGAGGAATTGGAGAGGACTATCTCGATGAACTCCTGAACAATCCCGATGCCCCTCCACTCGACCAGGGCCCCGGAGCAATGGCGGCGAAGACGGGTCACGTACAGGTGGTGCAGAACATTACCGAACTCCCGTACGAGCACTGGGAAAAGGCAGCCGAAAAGAACCGGTTTCACTCGTATGCCTCGGTCCCGCTCGTTTACGAAGAAACCGTGTTCGGGGTGTTGGGCGTCTACGCACAGCAACCGATCGTCTTCGACGACGATGAGCAAGAACTCCTCCAAGAACTGGGTGAGATGATCGGATATGCGCTCTATACGATCGAGGCCACGGAGAAACTCCGGAACGAACAGCTCGTCGAACTTACGTTCCGATCGGAAGCATTGGCTCGCCCCTTCGTCGAGCGCGGTGGAGAGGCGCTCCAGATGGACGGTAATGGAACTGTCGAATTAGAAGATGGGACGTTCCTTCAGTACTATACCGTCAACGGTATCGCAACCCAGGATGCAGTCGAGGTATTCAGTGAACTGGCGACAGAGGACGTGCGGTTACTCAGCACGACCGAGGAGAGTTTCGAACTGGAGGTTCACACGACGGCAGAGAGTCTGGTTTCGCAGCTCCCGACCTTCGACGGGGAAATCACCTCGGCAGAAATCGAAGACGGCGTACTGTACTTCGACTTGCAACTTCCACGGACAGCTGATCGTGAATCAATGACGGCACGTGTCCAGGCACTGTATCCAGATCTGGAACTCGACGGTGAGCGACTCGTTTTCACGCCACGCACGTTCAGACATCTGTTGGAATCGCAATTGACCGACCGACAGCTGACAGCGATGAAAGTAGCGTACCTGGCCGGGTATTTCGAGCAACCACGACAGAGTACAGGTGAAGACTTGGCCGAAAAGATGGGAGTGACGACGACAACGTTCCATCGCCACTTGCGAAACGCCGAGGAACGGATCGCTCAGGAATTATTTGATACGTCGTGGTCAGGGAGACTGGACAGTGAATAG
- a CDS encoding transcription initiation factor IIB produces MNHSTRQKVPDAQTEHETDEQEGSRSCPECESSTLVRSSDESEISCEECGLILEEETIDRGPEWRAFNQSERDSKSRVGAPTTQTMHDKGLTTTIDWKNKDAYGRSLSAEKQTQMNRLRKWQERIRTKDAGERNLQFALSETDRMASALGIPRSVREVASVLYRRTLDEDLIRGRSIEGVATSTLYAACRMEGIPRSLDEVAAVSRVDRMEIGRTYRYISQELGLEMQPVDPKQYVPRFCSELDLSEEVQTKANEIIDTTAEKGLLSGKSPTGYAAAAIYASALLCNEKKTQREVADVAQVTEVTIRNRYQEQIDALGIHS; encoded by the coding sequence ATGAACCACTCGACTCGCCAGAAAGTACCTGATGCTCAGACAGAGCACGAAACCGATGAGCAAGAAGGCAGTCGGTCCTGTCCTGAATGTGAGTCGAGTACGCTCGTTCGAAGCTCGGATGAGAGCGAAATTAGTTGTGAGGAGTGCGGCTTGATCCTCGAAGAGGAGACTATCGATCGCGGGCCAGAATGGCGGGCGTTCAACCAGTCCGAGCGGGACAGCAAATCTCGCGTTGGAGCGCCGACAACCCAGACGATGCACGATAAGGGATTGACCACCACCATCGACTGGAAGAACAAGGATGCCTATGGACGGTCCCTCTCCGCAGAGAAGCAGACTCAAATGAATCGGCTGCGGAAATGGCAAGAGCGTATCCGAACAAAGGATGCTGGGGAACGAAACCTCCAGTTTGCACTGTCCGAGACCGATCGGATGGCCTCCGCCCTGGGAATCCCTCGGTCTGTACGGGAGGTTGCGAGCGTCCTTTACCGACGCACACTCGACGAAGATCTCATTCGCGGGCGCTCGATCGAAGGCGTTGCCACAAGTACACTGTATGCGGCCTGCCGTATGGAAGGCATTCCGCGGTCACTGGACGAAGTCGCGGCAGTCTCCCGCGTTGACCGGATGGAAATTGGCCGCACGTACCGCTATATTTCACAGGAGCTCGGCCTTGAGATGCAGCCCGTCGATCCGAAACAGTATGTCCCTCGCTTCTGTTCTGAACTCGATCTGTCCGAAGAAGTCCAAACGAAGGCCAACGAAATCATCGATACCACAGCCGAAAAGGGACTGTTATCGGGAAAATCTCCAACCGGATACGCCGCGGCTGCAATCTACGCGAGCGCGCTCCTTTGCAACGAGAAAAAGACGCAGAGGGAGGTTGCCGACGTGGCTCAAGTGACTGAAGTCACCATTCGAAACCGGTACCAGGAACAGATCGATGCGTTGGGGATACACAGCTAA
- a CDS encoding L-lactate permease, with product MVSLVELVLAATPLVLAGVLLVGLLWPATRAMPIAYVTALIVGYFVWNMPGEYLVAASVSGMMTAVQILWIVFGALLLLYTLMQAGAFDRINQGFARISDDRRVQIVLIAFFLAAFIEGAAGFGTPAAVVAPLLLALGFPAFAAVIAGLIGHIIAVTYGAVGTPIIIGIQDPLKSAEATNTAITEGGFTIQEYSLEVAVWAATYHTLVGFVMPLFAVAMVVYFFGDTEERSLEPVWEVAPLCLFSGIAFVVPYWLSAQISAEFPSLLGAMVGGAIVVGALKAGYFVPDEEWDFPDRQEWPDHWVGTIEPGQANAPGTGSGTGDATVADGGVGTSNMSLLRAWTPYILLVVLLVVTRVVDPLPTVLQRFGTEWSNILGTGIDGGIDWLYVPGFWLFVCALIAIPLYGMSSREIKAAWSEAGQKLIAPLIALVFVIAMVQVMLQSGAHAEGTESMIVVLAQATADIVGPAYPFIAALIGALGAAMAGSNTVSNITFGGFQFEAASQLGLPTQLIVGAQAVGGAIGNLVAIHNVVAALATVGLVGHEGRVMRLNLIPLVYYALGVGILATVFSYALFPGLF from the coding sequence ATGGTTAGTCTCGTCGAACTCGTGCTCGCAGCGACGCCGCTCGTGCTCGCGGGCGTCCTGCTCGTGGGCCTGCTGTGGCCCGCGACGCGGGCGATGCCGATCGCGTACGTCACGGCCCTGATCGTCGGCTACTTCGTCTGGAACATGCCAGGAGAGTACCTCGTCGCTGCCTCCGTGTCCGGCATGATGACGGCGGTCCAGATCCTCTGGATCGTCTTCGGCGCGTTGCTCCTCCTGTACACGCTGATGCAGGCCGGCGCGTTCGACCGGATCAACCAGGGCTTCGCGAGAATCAGCGACGATCGGCGGGTACAGATCGTGTTGATCGCGTTTTTCCTCGCGGCGTTCATCGAGGGGGCGGCCGGCTTCGGGACGCCCGCGGCGGTCGTCGCGCCGCTCCTGCTGGCGCTCGGATTTCCGGCGTTCGCCGCCGTGATCGCCGGCCTGATCGGCCACATCATCGCCGTCACGTACGGTGCGGTCGGCACGCCGATCATCATCGGGATCCAGGATCCGCTCAAGTCGGCCGAGGCGACGAACACGGCCATTACGGAGGGCGGATTCACCATCCAGGAGTACTCGCTCGAGGTCGCCGTCTGGGCGGCGACCTACCACACGCTCGTCGGCTTCGTGATGCCGCTGTTCGCGGTCGCGATGGTCGTCTACTTCTTCGGCGACACGGAGGAGCGCAGTCTCGAACCCGTCTGGGAGGTCGCGCCGCTGTGTCTGTTCTCCGGGATCGCGTTCGTCGTCCCGTACTGGCTGTCGGCCCAGATCAGCGCCGAGTTCCCCAGTTTGCTCGGTGCGATGGTCGGCGGTGCGATCGTCGTCGGCGCGCTGAAAGCCGGCTACTTCGTCCCTGACGAGGAGTGGGACTTCCCGGACCGCCAGGAGTGGCCCGACCACTGGGTCGGCACGATCGAACCCGGGCAAGCTAACGCACCCGGGACGGGCAGCGGCACTGGCGACGCGACCGTCGCCGACGGCGGCGTCGGCACGTCGAACATGTCGCTGCTCCGCGCCTGGACGCCGTACATCCTGCTGGTCGTCTTGCTCGTCGTCACTCGCGTCGTCGATCCGCTCCCCACAGTCCTGCAGCGGTTCGGCACGGAGTGGAGTAATATCCTCGGGACGGGTATCGACGGCGGCATCGACTGGCTATACGTGCCCGGCTTCTGGCTGTTCGTCTGTGCGCTGATCGCGATCCCCCTGTACGGAATGTCGAGTCGGGAGATCAAGGCTGCCTGGTCGGAAGCGGGTCAGAAACTCATCGCGCCGCTGATCGCGCTCGTGTTCGTCATCGCGATGGTCCAGGTGATGCTCCAGTCCGGCGCCCACGCCGAAGGCACCGAGAGCATGATCGTCGTGCTGGCACAGGCGACCGCCGACATCGTCGGCCCTGCCTACCCGTTCATCGCCGCGCTCATCGGCGCACTCGGGGCCGCGATGGCCGGCTCGAACACGGTGTCGAACATCACCTTCGGCGGCTTCCAGTTCGAGGCCGCCTCACAGCTCGGCCTGCCCACCCAGCTCATCGTCGGCGCACAGGCCGTCGGCGGCGCGATCGGGAACCTCGTGGCGATCCACAACGTCGTCGCCGCGCTGGCGACCGTCGGCCTCGTCGGCCACGAGGGGCGCGTGATGCGGTTGAACCTGATTCCGCTCGTCTACTACGCCCTCGGCGTCGGGATCCTCGCGACGGTGTTCAGCTACGCCCTCTTCCCGGGCCTCTTCTGA
- a CDS encoding FAD-binding and (Fe-S)-binding domain-containing protein codes for MAVEKPQGDLSSYEEFRDTLDHDHSDVSAYAELADDLRSVVKGEVRFDEYAQVLYATDGSVYQARPAGAVLPRDTEDVQNAVRVAAEHDVPIMARGAGSSLGGQTVGPGCVVLDMTTYMDDILEVDVERQRARVQPGVVQDDFDEHVEQYGLKFAPDPASSNRATIGGGIGNNSTGAHSVRYGITDAYTEELKAVLADGTIIHTREVVLDSEEWDEIVSTEDREAAIYRTVRSLVEENADEIEERYSDLKRNVSGYNLDRVIYENEDGEEVINLSKLFVGAESTLGVIVEAEISLVSLPEETALVLYCFEDLIDALEAVPEALEFDPSAVELMDSEVFRLARGSEQFSRYEEPIPDGTNAALMLEFDSELFDDLEEPIDRTNAHFVDEGDAFEALEAYTEAEQSKLWKLRKAAIPLLMSLEGDPKPYPFIEDATVPPAELAEYVEKFMDVLDEHDTSAAYFAHAGSGTLHIRPILNLKDEEGIQKMQSITEDVTDLVLEHNGSFSGEHGDGLARTAFNPKMYGDDLWAAFKEVKTVFDPDWRMNPGKVVYTDENPTDMRENLRYGDSYTSIEPQTKLDFSDEGGFSQLVELCNGCGTCRQTDDVMCPTYRGMKDEIATTRGRANMLRAAISGEIPEEEMYSVRFQEEVLDLCVGCKGCKSDCPTGVDLAKLKAETKHQYHDREGIGLRERLFGNVDTLSKIGSKLAPLSNVGQKLPGSRLVMEKVVGIAPERELPSFERESLQDWFAERGSRVSPQEADRKVLLFPDTYTNYNYPRPGKAAVRVLESAGVHVEIPDDVAPSGRAAFSVGMLDTAEERARANVDLFTEYIEDGYEIIAVEPSDAVVFQDEYLDLVDTSQAETVAAHTYGISEYMDEYRLVEGLPLDETDETLAYHGHCHQKATGKDHHAVGVLRRAGYAVDPIESSCCGMAGSFGYEAEHYDLSKAIGERLYEKLDASDGTPVAPGASCRSQIDDRETRDEKPPHPIEKVNELLTAP; via the coding sequence ATGGCCGTCGAAAAGCCACAGGGCGACCTAAGTAGCTACGAGGAGTTCCGAGACACGCTCGATCACGATCACAGCGACGTAAGCGCGTACGCGGAACTCGCAGACGATCTTCGATCAGTCGTCAAGGGGGAGGTGCGCTTCGACGAATATGCGCAGGTGTTGTACGCGACCGATGGCAGCGTCTATCAGGCTCGACCTGCGGGCGCCGTCCTCCCTCGCGACACTGAAGACGTGCAAAACGCCGTGCGCGTCGCAGCCGAGCACGACGTTCCGATCATGGCGCGCGGCGCCGGCTCGTCTCTGGGCGGGCAGACGGTGGGGCCGGGCTGTGTCGTGCTCGACATGACCACGTACATGGACGATATTCTCGAGGTCGACGTCGAGCGGCAACGAGCGCGCGTCCAACCGGGGGTCGTCCAGGACGACTTCGACGAGCACGTCGAACAGTACGGGCTCAAGTTCGCACCGGATCCCGCCTCGTCGAACCGCGCGACGATCGGTGGGGGGATCGGAAACAACTCCACCGGCGCGCATTCGGTGCGATACGGCATCACCGACGCCTACACCGAGGAACTGAAAGCGGTCCTCGCCGACGGCACGATCATTCACACTCGCGAGGTCGTACTCGACTCCGAGGAGTGGGACGAGATCGTGTCGACGGAGGACCGCGAGGCGGCGATTTACCGAACCGTTCGCTCCCTCGTCGAGGAGAACGCCGACGAGATCGAGGAGCGGTACTCGGATCTCAAGCGCAACGTCTCCGGCTACAATCTCGACAGGGTCATCTACGAAAACGAGGACGGCGAGGAGGTCATCAACCTCTCGAAGCTGTTCGTCGGCGCCGAGTCTACCCTCGGCGTGATCGTCGAGGCCGAGATCAGTCTCGTGTCACTTCCCGAGGAGACGGCGCTCGTCCTCTACTGTTTCGAGGATCTCATCGACGCGCTCGAGGCGGTTCCCGAAGCCCTCGAGTTCGATCCCAGCGCGGTCGAACTGATGGACAGCGAGGTGTTCAGGCTCGCACGGGGATCGGAACAGTTCTCCCGCTACGAGGAGCCGATCCCCGACGGGACGAACGCGGCGCTAATGTTGGAGTTCGACTCCGAACTCTTCGACGACCTCGAGGAGCCGATCGACCGGACGAACGCCCACTTCGTCGACGAGGGCGACGCCTTCGAGGCCCTCGAGGCGTACACCGAGGCGGAGCAGTCGAAGCTCTGGAAGCTCCGCAAGGCGGCCATTCCGCTGTTGATGAGTCTCGAAGGCGATCCGAAACCGTACCCGTTCATCGAAGACGCAACGGTCCCGCCGGCGGAGCTCGCCGAATACGTCGAGAAGTTCATGGACGTCCTCGACGAGCACGACACCTCCGCCGCCTACTTCGCTCACGCGGGCAGCGGGACGCTGCACATCCGGCCCATCCTCAACCTGAAAGACGAGGAGGGGATTCAGAAGATGCAGTCGATCACCGAGGACGTGACCGACCTCGTCCTCGAACACAACGGATCGTTCTCCGGGGAACACGGCGACGGGCTCGCGCGAACGGCGTTCAATCCGAAGATGTACGGCGACGACCTCTGGGCGGCGTTCAAGGAGGTCAAGACCGTTTTCGATCCCGACTGGCGGATGAACCCGGGGAAGGTCGTCTACACCGACGAGAACCCGACGGATATGCGCGAAAACCTGCGGTACGGGGACTCCTATACGTCGATCGAGCCCCAGACGAAACTGGACTTCTCCGACGAGGGCGGGTTCTCCCAGCTGGTGGAGCTGTGCAACGGCTGCGGGACCTGCCGGCAGACCGACGACGTGATGTGTCCGACCTACCGCGGGATGAAAGACGAGATCGCGACGACGCGCGGCCGTGCGAACATGCTCCGGGCGGCGATCTCGGGCGAGATTCCCGAGGAGGAGATGTACTCCGTGCGCTTCCAGGAGGAAGTGCTCGACCTCTGTGTCGGCTGCAAGGGGTGCAAGAGCGACTGTCCGACCGGCGTCGATCTGGCGAAGCTCAAGGCGGAAACCAAACACCAGTACCACGATCGCGAAGGAATCGGACTCCGAGAGCGGCTGTTCGGCAACGTCGACACGCTCTCGAAGATCGGGAGCAAGCTCGCGCCGCTTTCGAACGTCGGACAGAAGCTGCCGGGGAGCCGCCTCGTGATGGAGAAGGTCGTCGGCATCGCTCCCGAGCGGGAGCTTCCCTCGTTCGAGCGCGAGTCCCTGCAGGACTGGTTCGCCGAGCGCGGTTCGCGGGTGAGCCCGCAGGAGGCTGATCGAAAGGTGCTGCTGTTCCCCGATACCTACACGAACTACAACTATCCCCGACCCGGGAAAGCCGCCGTGCGCGTGCTCGAATCGGCGGGCGTCCACGTCGAGATTCCCGATGACGTCGCCCCGAGCGGCCGTGCAGCCTTCTCAGTTGGAATGCTCGACACCGCCGAAGAGCGCGCCCGAGCGAACGTCGATCTGTTCACCGAGTATATCGAGGACGGCTACGAAATAATCGCCGTCGAACCGTCCGACGCGGTGGTGTTTCAGGACGAGTACCTCGACCTGGTGGACACGTCACAGGCGGAAACGGTCGCCGCTCACACGTACGGTATCAGCGAGTACATGGACGAGTACCGGCTCGTCGAGGGGTTGCCCCTCGACGAGACGGACGAAACTCTCGCGTACCACGGCCACTGCCACCAGAAGGCGACCGGCAAGGACCACCACGCCGTCGGCGTCCTCCGGCGCGCTGGCTACGCGGTCGACCCGATCGAGTCCAGCTGCTGTGGCATGGCCGGCTCGTTCGGCTACGAGGCCGAGCACTACGACCTCTCCAAGGCGATCGGCGAGCGACTCTACGAGAAGCTTGACGCGAGCGACGGGACGCCGGTCGCACCCGGTGCGTCCTGCCGGAGTCAGATCGACGATCGCGAAACCCGAGACGAGAAGCCACCTCACCCGATCGAGAAAGTGAACGAACTGCTCACGGCCCCGTAG
- a CDS encoding VOC family protein, whose protein sequence is MGLIHININVADAAETIEFYEQFGFEESWEFETPDGETRNRYIADETGTELQLSDTAGDADFDQGTSWDHLAIGVDDVDEVFETIDHYGVAKEPGDQPEAGARTAFVYDPDGRKVELVEPLE, encoded by the coding sequence ATGGGACTCATCCATATCAATATCAACGTCGCCGACGCTGCCGAAACCATCGAGTTTTACGAGCAGTTCGGGTTCGAAGAGAGCTGGGAGTTCGAAACGCCGGACGGAGAAACGCGAAACAGGTACATCGCGGACGAAACCGGGACCGAGCTGCAGCTCTCGGATACCGCCGGCGACGCGGATTTCGATCAGGGAACGTCGTGGGACCATCTCGCCATCGGCGTCGACGACGTCGACGAAGTCTTCGAAACGATCGACCACTATGGCGTTGCGAAAGAACCGGGAGATCAACCCGAGGCGGGTGCTCGGACGGCGTTCGTCTACGATCCCGATGGACGGAAAGTCGAACTGGTCGAACCGCTGGAGTAG